From the genome of Deinococcus betulae:
CCCGAAGGGTCGCGCACCCCCGCCTTCATTGAGGGGCAGGCGGCGTTGGGGCAGGTCACGCTGTCACGTCAGAGTCTGCTGGTCATTCTGGTGTCGGCCGGCCTGATGCTGGGCCTGAGGGCCTTTTTCGGCACCATGCCGGGCAAGGCGCTGCGGGCCACAGCCGTCAACCGTCTGGGCGCGCGCCTGGTGGGCATCAGCCCGGCGGCGGCGGGCCGCCTGACCTTTACCCTGGCGGCCGCCATAGGTGCGCTGGGCGGCATGCTCATCGGCCCTTCGGTGGCCGTGACCTATGACAGCGGCTTCCTCATCGGGCTCAAGGGGTTTGTCGGTGCCATCATCGGCGGGCTGGTCAGCTACCCGCTGGCGGCGGCAGGCGCGGTGCTGGTGGGCCTCATTGAGAGCTTTGCCAGCTTCAGCCTATCGGCCTGGAAGGAAGTGATCGTGTTTACGCTCATTCTGCCGGTCCTGCTGTGGCGCTCGCTGACCACCCGTCATATTCCCGAGGACGAGGAATGACCGCCCGCACCGCTCTGCCTCTGCGAACCCTCCTGACGGCCCTGGCGGTGCTGGTGGCGCTCGCCCTGCCGCTGGTGCTGCCCGAATTTCAGGTCACGCTACTCGTCAATATCCTGATTGCGGGCACTTTGGTGACCGGGCTGGTGCTGCTGACGGGCGTGGTGGGCCTGACCAGTTTCGGGCACGCGGCCTTTATGGGCGTCGGCGCCTACACCACTGCTCTGCTGACCACCCAGGCTGGCTGGAGTCCCTGGCTCTCTCTGCCCGCCGCGCTGGTGGTGACGGCCCTGACGGCGCTGGTGCTGGGTCTGGTCACCCTGAGGATGCAGGGCCATTATCTGCCGCTGGCCACGATTGCCTGGGGCATCAGTCTGTATTTCGTCTTCGGGAATACACCGGCCCTGGGCGGCAACACTGGCCTGACTGACATTCCTGCCCTGAGCATGCTGGGGACCCGGCTGACCTCGCCGCGCGCCTTTGCCTACCTGGCGCTGCTGTGCCTGGGCCTGAGTGTGCTGGGCGCGCAGTTTTTGCTGTCCAGCCGCACCGGGCGCGCGCTGCGGGCGCTGCGCACCGGCCCGCTGGTGGCCGAGGCGTTCGGCGCCAGTCCCTTTGCCCTGCGGGTGCAGGTGTTCGTGCTGTCGGCGGGGCTGGCAGGGCTGGCCGGTTGGCTGTATGCCCACAACCAGCGTTTTCTGAACCCCACGCCGTTCGGGCTGCAAGCCGGCATCGAATACCTGTTTATGGCGGTGGTGGGCGGCGTGGGGCACGTCTGGGGCGGCGTGCTGGGCGCCGGCCTGATTACGTCCCTGCGCGAGTGGCTGCGCGGCACGCTACCGGCGCTGCTGGGGCAGCAGGGCAGCTTTGAAATCGTGGTGTTTGGGACCCTGGTGATTCTGACCCTGCAATTCGCGCGCCGGGGCCTGTGGCCGCTGGCGGAACGGCTGTTGCCCCCGGCCGCGCCGGCCCGCCTGCCGGCCCCCGTGCCGTTGCCCCGGCGCGCGGTGCCGACCCCCGGCGCCCCGCTGCTGGAGGTCCAGGCGGTCTCCAAGCACTTCGGTGGGCTGCGGGCCGTGCAGGAGGTGAGTTTTCAGCTGCGCGCCGGCGAGATTTTGGGCCTGATCGGCCCCAACGGCGCCGGCAAAAGCACCCTCTTTAACGTCATCACAGGGGTGAATCCGGCCAGCAGCGGGCGGGTCCAGTATGCCGGGCACGACATCACCCGGCTGGGTGCGGCGCAGGTTCACCGCCGGGGCCTGGGGCGCACCTTTCAGCACGTCAAACTGCTGCCCGAACTGAGTCTGCTGGACAATGCCATGATGGGCGGCTACGCGCGTGGGCGCGCCGGCCTCCTGCGCAGTCTGCTGCACCTGGAGCGCCACGAGGAGGCCGCCCTGCGCGCCGAAGCCCAGGCGCAGCTGGACCGGGTGGGGCTGGGGGCCCAGGCCCTGACTCTGGCCGGCAGCCTGCCGCTGGGCCAGCAGCGCATTCTGGAGGTGGCGCGCGCCCTGGTGGCCGACCCTACCTTGTTGCTGCTGGACGAGCCGGCAGCGGGGCTGCGCTACGGCGAGAAGGCGGACCTTGCCGCGCTGCTGCGCCGCCTGCGAGGTGAGGGCCTGACGGTGCTGATCGTGGAACACGACATGGAACTGGTGATGGGCCTCGTGGACCGCCTGGTGGTCATGGCCGGCGGCGAGAAACTGGCGGAGGGCACTCCAGAGGAGGTCAGGCGCGACCCCCAGGTGCGTGAAGCTTACCTGGGCGCCGACCCTGTGGCCCCCACCGGCGGCGCGGCGTGAGCGCTTCTGAGGTGCTGCTGGACGTGCGTGATCTGCGGGCGCGCTACGGCCGGGTTGAGGCGCTGTCGGGGGTCAGCCTGCAGGTGCGGCCAGGCCAGATCGTCAGCGTCATTGGGGCCAACGGGGCGGGCAAGACAACCCTGCTGAATTGCCTGATGGGCGTCCTGCCGGGCAGCGGTCAGGTCACTTACGCAGGCGCAGCCCTGAACGATATGCCGCTGGAGGCGCGGGTGGCGCGCGGCATCAGCCTGGTGCCCGAACGGCGGGACCTGTTTGCCAGCATGAGCGTGGCTGACAATCTGCAACTGGGCGCCTACACCCGGCGGCGCCAGACCTGGCGGCCCGATCTGGACCGGGTGTATACCCGTTTTCCCCGCCTGGCCGAGCGCCGCGCCCAGCTGGCCGGCACCCTGTCGGGCGGCGAACAGCAGATGCTGGCCATTGGCCGCGCCCTGATGGCCCGGCCCCGCCTCCTGCTGCTGGACGAGCCGAGCCTGGGGCTGGCCCCGCTGATTGTGCGCGACATCCTGACCATCGTGACCGAGCTGCGCGCCGAGGGCGTTACCATCCTGCTGGTCGAGCAAAACGCCCGCGCCAGCCTGGCCATCAGCGACCACGGGTACGTGCTGGAAACTGGCCAGGTGACCCTGAGCGGCCCCGCCGCCGACCTGGCCCAGAACCCCGCTCTGACGGCCAGTTACCTGGGTGGGGCGTGATTGGGCTGATGGTGGCGTGTCGGAGGAAGGCTGGAACAGGGTCAAGGAGACGGCGCTTGTCTTGAGGACCAGACCTCCTAGGATGCTGTTCCAGAGGGCGAGCCGGGAAATGAGGCCGTCACTCTGTAAATATTCTCGGAGGGCCAGGATCGGAATAACTCTGACACTGGCCTACAACGTAGGTTCACTGCGGCGGCCTGACAGCGAAACTCAGCGTGGTGGAGGATCATACCCCTTCAATAGCTGAGGCGACCACAGTGAGTGTCCGTCAGAGA
Proteins encoded in this window:
- a CDS encoding ABC transporter ATP-binding protein, coding for MSASEVLLDVRDLRARYGRVEALSGVSLQVRPGQIVSVIGANGAGKTTLLNCLMGVLPGSGQVTYAGAALNDMPLEARVARGISLVPERRDLFASMSVADNLQLGAYTRRRQTWRPDLDRVYTRFPRLAERRAQLAGTLSGGEQQMLAIGRALMARPRLLLLDEPSLGLAPLIVRDILTIVTELRAEGVTILLVEQNARASLAISDHGYVLETGQVTLSGPAADLAQNPALTASYLGGA
- a CDS encoding branched-chain amino acid ABC transporter ATP-binding protein/permease, coding for MTARTALPLRTLLTALAVLVALALPLVLPEFQVTLLVNILIAGTLVTGLVLLTGVVGLTSFGHAAFMGVGAYTTALLTTQAGWSPWLSLPAALVVTALTALVLGLVTLRMQGHYLPLATIAWGISLYFVFGNTPALGGNTGLTDIPALSMLGTRLTSPRAFAYLALLCLGLSVLGAQFLLSSRTGRALRALRTGPLVAEAFGASPFALRVQVFVLSAGLAGLAGWLYAHNQRFLNPTPFGLQAGIEYLFMAVVGGVGHVWGGVLGAGLITSLREWLRGTLPALLGQQGSFEIVVFGTLVILTLQFARRGLWPLAERLLPPAAPARLPAPVPLPRRAVPTPGAPLLEVQAVSKHFGGLRAVQEVSFQLRAGEILGLIGPNGAGKSTLFNVITGVNPASSGRVQYAGHDITRLGAAQVHRRGLGRTFQHVKLLPELSLLDNAMMGGYARGRAGLLRSLLHLERHEEAALRAEAQAQLDRVGLGAQALTLAGSLPLGQQRILEVARALVADPTLLLLDEPAAGLRYGEKADLAALLRRLRGEGLTVLIVEHDMELVMGLVDRLVVMAGGEKLAEGTPEEVRRDPQVREAYLGADPVAPTGGAA